The following coding sequences lie in one Chionomys nivalis chromosome 8, mChiNiv1.1, whole genome shotgun sequence genomic window:
- the LOC130879499 gene encoding hemoglobin subunit epsilon-Y2, which translates to MVNFTAEEKALVNGLWSKVNVEDIGGEALGRLLVVYPWTQRFFDSFGNLSSASAIMGNPRVKAHGKKVLTSLGEAIKNLDNLKSALAKLSELHCDKLHVDPENFKLLGNVLVIVLASHFGKEFTPEVQAAWQKVVAGVANALSHKYH; encoded by the exons ATGGTGAACTTCACTGCTGAGGAAAAGGCTCTGGTCAATGGCCTGTGGAGCAAGGTGAACGTGGAAGATATTGGTGGTGAAGCCCTGGGACG GCTTCTCGTTGTATACCCATGGACTCAGAGGTTCTTTGACAGCTTTGGGAACTTGTCCTCCGCCTCTGCCATAATGGGTAACCCGAGGGTCAAAGCCCATGGCAAGAAGGTGCTGACTTCTCTTGGAGAAGCCATTAAAAACCTAGACAACCTCAAGTCTGCCTTGGCTAAACTCAGTGAACTGCACTGTGACAAGCTACATGTGGATCCTGAGAACTTCAAG CTCCTGGGTAATGTGCTGGTGATCGTTTTGGCCAGTCACTTCGGCAAGGAATTCACGCCCGAGGTGCAGGCTGCCTGGCAGAAGGTGGTGGCTGGGGTGGCCAATGCTCTGTCCCACAAGtatcactga
- the LOC130879495 gene encoding hemoglobin subunit beta-H0: protein MVHFTAEEKAAITSIWEKVDVEKAGGETLGRLLIVYPWTQRFFDKFGNLSSAQAVMGNPRVRAHGKKVLTSLGLAVKNMDNLKEVFAHLSELHCDKLHVDPENFKLLGNMLVIVLSSYFGKEFTAEVQAAWQKLVAGVANALAHKYH from the exons ATGGTTCACTTCACAGCTGAAGAGAAGGCTGCTATCACAAGCATATGGGAAAAAGTGGATGTGGAAAAAGCTGGAGGAGAAACCCTGGGAAG GCTCCTGATTGTCTACCCATGGACTCAGAGATTCTTTGACAAGTTTGGAAACCTCTCTTCTGCCCAAGCCGTCATGGGTAACCCCAGAGTCAGAGCCCATGGCAAGAAAGTGCTGACATCCCTAGGTTTGGCGGTTAAGAACATGGACAACCTCAAGGAGGTCTTTGCTCATCTGAGTGAGCTTCACTGTGACAAGCTTCACGTGGATCCTGAGAACTTCAAG CTCCTGGGAAACATGCTGGTGATTGTTCTTTCTTCTTACTTTGGCAAAGAATTCACGGCCGAGGTGCAGGCTGCCTGGCAGAAGTTGGTGGCAGGAGTGGCCAATGCTCTAGCCCACAAGTACCACTGA
- the LOC130879494 gene encoding hemoglobin subunit beta-H1 produces the protein MVHFTAEEKAAITSIWEKVDVEKAGGETLGRLLIVYPWTQRFFDKFGNLSSAQAVMGNPRVRAHGKKVLTSLGLAVKNMDNLKEVFAHLSELHCDKLHVDPENFKLLGNMLVIVLSGHFAKEFTPEVHAAWQKLVIGVANALAHKYH, from the exons ATGGTTCACTTCACAGCTGAAGAGAAGGCTGCTATCACAAGCATATGGGAAAAAGTGGATGTGGAAAAAGCTGGAGGAGAAACCCTGGGAAG GCTCCTGATTGTCTACCCATGGACTCAGAGATTCTTTGACAAGTTTGGAAACCTCTCTTCTGCCCAAGCCGTCATGGGTAACCCCAGAGTCAGAGCCCATGGCAAGAAAGTGCTGACATCCCTAGGTTTGGCGGTTAAGAACATGGACAACCTCAAGGAGGTCTTTGCTCATCTGAGTGAGCTTCACTGTGACAAGCTTCACGTGGACCCTGAGAACTTCAAG ctCCTGGGCAACATGTTGGTGATTGTCCTTTCTGGTCATTTTGCCAAGGAATTTACCCCTGAGGTGCACGCTGCCTGGCAGAAGCTGGTGATTGGTGTGGCCAATGCTCTAGCCCACAAGTACCATTAA